In Anopheles arabiensis isolate DONGOLA chromosome 2, AaraD3, whole genome shotgun sequence, the genomic window CACACGGTGCAAAGCCTTTCTCTACCAGCCCAGACTCTGGCAGTGACACAACTGACTAAACAGTACGCGCATCTACAGGGTTTGCCAATTCATGCGTACGAAAACGCTAGGCCTCGATTGCTCATTGGTATCGACAACCATCATTTGGTTCGACCGACTCGTTACGCGGAAGGTGGGAAATATGAGCCCGTTGCGGCAAAGACGTCATTGGGATGGATCGTATATGGCCCACGTAATAAGAACTCCAACAGTGTTAACATACAAGCAATACATACCATCCACATATGCAACTGCGGCGCAGATGCAGAAGCCGCTCTGGACGCAGCGGTAAAAACTTTTTTCGCTCGAATCGCTCGGTATCGTCAAACCGTTGGAAACACTTCGTTCAAAGGATGATGAGCGAGCGTTGGGGATTCTCAACGCGGAATCGAAATTCAACGGAAAGCATTATGAATCCGGATTGCTGTGGCGTTTTGACGATGTTAAGTTGCCATGCTCTCGTGACATGGCTATGAGAAGATACAAATGCCTGCAAAAAGAATGTCGAAAGATTCTGTATTAGCTAAGGCAGTCATTGAGAAAATGAGGGACTATGAAAGGCAGGGTTATATACGACGATTATCGCCTGAAGAACTGTCGATGAAAGGCCCCGAGATTGGTTTCTGCCCATATTCCCGGTTTTCAATGTGAACAAACCTGGCAAGGTTCGAGTAGTTTTCGACGCAGCGGCGAAGGTTCAGGGTGTTAGCCTCAACACATATTTACTAAATGGACCAGATCTGTTGGCAGGGCTTCTATCCGTATTATATAAATTCCGTGAGCATCGTGTGGCCATAGTTGGGGATATTAAGGAAATGTTTTTCCAAGTCCGTATGAAACCAGATGATCAACGATCCCAGATGATTTTATGGAACGAGAACGACTTTACAGGTAGCGAACCGGATGTCTATGCAGTTGCTGTTATGACTTTCGGTGCTGCATGTTCGCCAAGTACCGCACAGttcattaaaaatttgaaCGCAGTCCGTTTTGCTGACAAATATTCACGGGCTGTAAAATGCATAAAGGAAGAACATTATGTAGACGATCTTTTGGCCAGCGCTGAAACTGACGAAGAAATCATCACGTTAGCTGAACAAGTCCGGCATATCCATGCTGAAGGTGGTTTCGAAATCCGAAACTGGCTGTCTAACTCACATCGTGTGACATCTCACCTACAACGCGAGGCATCACCCGAAGACAAGATAAACATGTGCTCCGATGATCGCACCGAAAAGGTTTTGGGTATGTGGTGGGATACGTTAACCGACACATTTACTTTCAAGCTATCCCCCAAACACGACATACAGCTGCTATCTGGAGGACGGATGCCAACAAAACGCGACGTTCTGCGAACAGTGATGGCGATTTACGATCCAATGGGAATCATCGCGAATTTTCTCATGTACGTAAAAATTCTTATGCAGGAAATTTGGCGTGCTGGCCTTGGATGGGATGATGTGTTGTCCGGTCGACTAGCCGAAAAATGGAGCGTTTGGGTTGCGGTATTGCCGACTATTTCACAAGTACGTGTTCCTAGGTGCTATCGTCAGTTCACTTCGGTAAATGCAAAAATACAGCTTCATGTATTCTGCGATGCCAGCGAGAACGGGATGGCTGCAGTGGCGTTTTTCCGTTTCAACGATGGGGGTATTATCGAATGCTCTCTGGTGGGTGCCAAAACTCGCGTAGCTCCGATTAAGTTTGTATCCATCCCGCGCCTAGAACTGCAGGCCGCAGTCATAGGAGCCCGCTTTGCTGCAGCGATTATCGCCCAACACCGAATAGCCATCGAACGCATTTTCTACTGGACCGATTCACGTGACGTGATATGCTGGATGCGGTCTGATCATCGCCGATTTAGTCAGTTCGTTGCTTTCCGAGTAGGCGAACTCCTGGAGACGACTTCTGTGCATGAGTGGCGCTGACTATCAACAAAGTTAAACGTAGCTGATGATGGAACGAAGTGGCAGAAGGTACCAACTGCAGATCCCGATAGTCGCTGGTTTCGCGGACCGGACTTCTTGTGGAAGCCCGAGTGTGAGTGGCCAGTTCCCGAACAATATCCCACCGACACGAAGGAAGAGTTACGGCTACACATGATGCATCATAACACAAACACGAAGCCATGGATTCAGCTCGAGCGTTTTTCATCCTGGAATCGCTTGTTAAGGTCAGTAGTGTACGTCTTACGATTTGTCTCCTTTATCGTTTCTAAGAGAACGGCTTGAACAACAGGACCGCTAACACAAGGCGAGCTTGAAAAAGCAGAATATGCCATTCTTCGATTGGCACAGAGGGATGCCTTTTCACAGGAGATACGACGATTAACCGACGCACGTGACGCAAGCGAACAACGTTGCACATGGAAATCCGTGTTGCCGAAGACGAGCATACTAGCAAAGCTGTCCCCGAGGTCGATGACAACGGAGTACTGAGAATGCGCGGACGCCTGACCAATTGTCCTTGGGTTAGCGAATCTACCAAGCGGCCCGTGATCCTGCCACGACAACACCAGATGACAGCACTAATTTTAGCAGATTTTCATCGTAGGTTCCAGCATATAAACCATCACGCGGCAATAAATGCGATACGAAGCAAGCTATACATACCGAGACTGCAAGCCGAATTCAATCGTATCCGTAGGACATGTCAGCACTGCAAAACCGTGATGCCAAGCCAGAGCCTCCAGAGATGGGGAACCTTCCCTCCGAGCGTCTTGCTGCTTATCAGAAGCCGTTCTCATTCACGGGCGTCGACTATTTTGGCCCGGTAACCGTAGCAGTTGGTCGACGAGTCGAAAAACGTTGGGGCGTTCTCTTCACCTGCCTCACCACCAGGGGCATCCATCTAGAGGCTGCGCACTCCCTGACCACATCATCATGCATCTTAGCTATACGTCGTTTCATCGCTAGGCGTGGGCAACCTTTGGAATTCATCAGCGACAACGGTACGAACTTTGTCGGTGCATCGCGAGAGCTTGCTGAGGCCTGGGAAGCGATAGACAAACAGCGTTTAGCGGAGGAGTTTACAACACCGCGTCTCGCGTGGAAATTTATCCCACCTGGTGGACCACACTTTGGAGGCTGCTGGGAACGACTAGTGCGATCCGTCAAGAAGGCGATGAGCGAAATACGGATGTCTCGGCTACCAACCGACGAAGTGTTAACGACTGCATTAACGGAGATCGAAGCGATGCTTAATTCTCGCCCTCTTACACAGGTACCACTTGACAGCGAATCCGAGCTTCCTTTAACCCCGAACCACTTTCTGCTAGGGACAGCTAACGGAGAGGCACCGAAAGCAGTATTCAGTGACGACGTCGCTACCCTAAAAACCACATGGAAGGTATCAGAGGTTATGGCTAATCTCTTCTGGAAGAAGTGGGTAGCATACTACTTACCGACCTTAACGCGCAGAGTTAAGTGGCATCATCAGGTTCGTCCGATTAAGGAGGGCGACATTGTAGTGATCGTGGATCCAAACCTTCCCCGAAACACTTGGCCCATGGGACGGGTAGTGGCGGTCATCCAGTCGAAGGACGGGCAAGTCCGGCGCGCAACCGTAGCTACAAGCACCGGAATCTACGAACGGCCGGCCACGAAGATAGCCGTGTTGGATGTACAACAGGAAAATAATACTTACCCGCTGGAGATCAATAGTCGACAGCACTAAGAATAACCCACGAAATGGTAAGCGAAAACACATGGTcacgacacaacaacaataacgaaCTGAAGAGTCAAGAGCTTCCGGGCAATTGACTGGGCGGGAGAATGTTATTGTTTAACACAGGAAAACATCGAATGTCAGCGTTAGTGTCAAGCAGTGACATTTGACCCACGTTACTGCTCGACTGTGGGACTGCTCGACTAACGATGAGGATCGAGCAAATCGCAAGCCCGCGAatttgcaatggtggaaaagCCATAAAAGGGAAATTTGGGAAAGCACTTTCTCTTTTCTCGTCATCACCGAGGAACCAGAAGCAGTGGAATTTTTTAACCACTTTGTTATAGTAAATTTACAGTACCACCGTTACGTACTGCGTTAATAGAATTCAATAAAGTGAAGTTAAGAGAACCTAACTAACGCCGCGAGTGAATCATTTCgggataaaaaaatatatataaatatcacCGGACGTTGCTAACGCAACACTCACATTCACCAGCCGCAACCATATGGTTCATCATACACTGCACTGCTTCCCCATACTCGACTAAACTGTCCAGCTTGTCAGTTTGGGGCGCCGGAATCTTCCGCACCCTCTCGATTAGTGTTTTAATTAAGTGCACCGGCCGCCCAGCTGGTTTAACTTGGAACGCAGCTTCTCGATAACCTGCTACGTCCTGTAACACCAATTGACTCCGAACAGCTTCGAGGGCAGGTTTGAGAcgaaagaactccgttggagccaaagcctctataaACTATTCAAACAACAATTCGAGGGCAAGTCCTTTCCAACACTTTTGCAGGCGCAGCATATTTTCCTCATTCGATTATCCACATCGCCTGGTAGTATACTCGTAGTACGATATAAAAATCGGACACTCAGCGGGATCAACGGAGAAAACTGGGAGCTCTTTGGAAACCATGTACCGCGCAGCCTCTTGTCGTGGAGTAAGGTCTggttcctcttcttcttcttcactgcTTTTCACTGCTCTCTTTGCAGTCTGAAAAAAGTTAAGTTGTGGTGAAATTTAAAAGAACTTATTTTTCCCAAACCCGAGAAGTGCCGCTTCCTCCCGCACGAACTTCAGCAGCAGTTCAAGCTCCATGCGCCGTTTCTCCACCTCCTGTCGCCGCTGCAGCACGGCAAGTTGACGTGCCACGTCATCACTTGCCGCATCCAGGTTGAGCTAAGGACACGATCCCCTGTGTACGAGGTTCTATGAGCCATGACGGTGTCATGACCGAGCGCACCCCGCCTTCCGTCGCGACATCCTGGTTGAGGTTATGTACGGGTCTCCCTGCCACGTGGGTCGATGTTCCTGGCGCTATCTCGTCGTTGGCATCATCGAGCGATAAAAGCGTCCGCCTCTGAGGGTTTGTAACCGAGCGCGCCTCGCCATCCGTCGCTGCTTCCAAGTAAAGGTTACGAGCGAGATCCCCATCCACGTGTTTCGAGGTTCCTTCCTTGGGCTCCTTATTGCCCTCGCGTGACGATGATTGTTCTCTCACCGTCTTCCTGGCACACTCCTCGCACAACCACGCACATTGCTCCACGGCTTCTACAAATGCCGTTATACCGACACACGAAAAATGCCTCCACGCATCACATTCATCGCACTGCACGTATAAAGTGTCGTCAACCTGATTACCGCAAGCCTTGTAACCACGTGCTTTCTTCGGTCCCATTGTTCTTCACTGCTACACTTAACGCACTGAAGAACCCCTTTTGTAAGTGTTGTGGATAGACGTGCCGAGCCCTGGATTCGCCGTAGCAGTTGGGCTGCTGTGGGACGACAACCAGGAATCGACACTGCGCTCACGCACACTACCACGCCGCACTTAGCGATGCGCGCTAAGTGTGTGCAGACAGAGCGCACCTAACGCAGGAGTGTGTAACAGGCTACCGGTCGAGCAGGACTCCCGGTAGGGCTCACGATGCGGCTCGTGCGCGTGGCCCCATAGTTCAatgtattgtgttttgtgtttatttattattttaattcatgCAATAAACGTGTACTAAGTTCAAACATAAAAGTAGGCAAAGAGTGTAAGCACAATGAGGCGCATAGTAGGCGTTTGTGAGTTAgcttttaaatgattttatttgcacGCAAAAAGATTAAGAAAGTTGAAGTATATGTAGTACATATTATGTACGTACGTATAGCAAATCTAATCAAATCCAGTAAAGCAAAGCAACTACAAAAAAGGTTCGCCTATCGCTTTCTGCAACCTTGTTCCCTGCTCGGACGATTGCCAAATGCTCTGGGATATCCCGAACTCGAACCTCTTCCTTTTCGGCCTCTCGAacactcacccacacacacgtgtggTGTTCATCGTGTTCCGTCCACGATCGGCTTCGCCCGATCGTTTCTACGCTCGCTGCACCTTTCGCCCGTATTGCTATTGGCCCAGTTCGGTAGATACCGTTGCAGGGCTCGCCTAGGCTCTTTTCGTAACATGGACGATACCAATAATTTATAGGAAAATCATGGggactgaccaataaatcgtggaaacccctgtaaaagACACACCATTGCCTTCATATTAACTCAcaactagtgttgggtcaaGAAGATCTTTTCAAGGGGCGGAGCGATCACCAAGGTGAGCGGTCAGCGCTAGGTGGCTCCTAAATGAGCGAGGTGTTTTAATGCAATTGAGTCATTGTGGTGCAAAAGCTAGGACGCAGCTAAATGGAATTGTGAGATATCATTTAAAACGTTTCCAACCGATTGCCTTTATGCAGTGAAAAAACCAAAGAGTAGCTTGGAGAATTGTCGAAGAAAACGACAAAAACACTAATAAGAATGTAGCGGGAAGCAGTTTCCGATAGTGATTCGGTTGGACGGTAAATTTGATTCGATCTAACTCCACGATCTAATCTATCGGTGGAGGTCATTGACAACGAGATAAGTACGCTCGCATGGATAAGCAGTACGCGGTAAAGGAGAACCAAATTCCCGTACGCTGGGATACCAGACGGGTATAGATACCTTCCCGTGGTTCTTGGttccttttaaaattcctGTGATAAATGCCATTCTGGCATGCTGTAAACGTTGTAAATCAAGATCCTTGACACAGTACACTCTTTCTAGATTATGTCAAGCGTATAACTGAACCGCGCGAAAGTTATTGACTTTGTGCGTTTCGTTTGCACCATTCAGCCAGGATGGCGTTTAGTCGAAGATGGATCATTCGAGCTGATGGATTTACAGAAATTGCTGTAGCagctcgtttcgtttttttttacgggCAAGCAAGGTGCGGTCATCCCAGGACGGTACGCGATGGGGCTTTTTAAAAGTAGCACATTTCCGCAACGCGATTCTCATGAACTCAGTGAAAAAAGTTCAAAGCACGGTCGCATGTATGGTATGACCATTGAAAAGATTGGTCAAAGGAGGAGATTAGTCTCTAGATTTCAGTATGGTCAGCGCCTGCGTAATTGAACTTTATTCTCGCAGCATTGGCAGGTATTGGCAGTAAGGGGAGCTCGCTGGCACGTTAAGGTCAAGAAGTTGTTGTGAGTTACCGTAGTTGTTAAGCTGGCAAAGCGCATGTTGGTGCAGTTCATAAACGAATATTGTATGCTAATGATTTATGTTGTGCTAGCAATTTGCTACCAATTAACGACAACAGCTGGTTTCGTTCAACCAGGTCTCAGCGAAGGAGAACAATAACTCTCCCAAAAAAATCTTCTATCGAAAGTGCTCTGGCGGTCCAAGTGATCCGTCAAATATTTTCACAAAAATGTTCTCTTTTCAGGCGATCTACATGAGCGATGAAGTTGTGCTTTCGTTCATCGATTGCGTTTTTCGGCATGAGGCGGTGTGCAACCGGCAACATGCcgaatatatttttttttattcagtagggacggctttgccgtattgcttaataatataaaaatattcagCACATAAATGATGATTGGAACGATATCGCAGCATAAATGGACCAACCGATCGATGAGCTTAAAGAGAAGTGGGCATCGCTCCAATTCATTTCCAGGAAGTATCGCTCAAAATTGAACCGGAGCATGGTAACTGGatttggtttgcatttttaagaGAAAGTAACAACAATATGATTATGATGAACATCTCATATCTTATTTTCAGGAGCAAATGAAATTGATCGCCCACGGTGGCTCGCTTTTCCTGCGATATCGTTTTTAGACGCGACTAAAGATTAAAGAAATATCGTCAACACCATAAGTTAAAATTATGTATAAGGAAAACAGGGTTTTGGATGTGGTTTGAGTACTATTTTTATTGtacatatttaaattaatttaaaaaaaacaaagataaaaGGCATTAACTCTATAATAGCCAATAAGTAGTATCGCTATATCCTAAAtcaattttacaattattacaaaaattattttaaaaataaattgttcaATTAAATTGTCTTGTAAACATTTAGCCATATGCATTCGAATTTGCAACTTATTCGCATTAGGTTGCGACCTGTTCGATTCAAATGCACGCATTTAAATATGCGCCTGTGATGAGGGTCTCGCATGTCTTGATAATTACGAAATGTGCGATTGCGATCTCTTTTAAAGAAGCGATAGTAGAATCAGACCAGAGTGGGGAGGTGTTAGGTTTATAGGTGGAACAACAGGAGAGGAAAGAAGAGTTAATATTAGCATTGAAAGTAGTAACCGCATCAATAATTGAAATATCTGTTTCTAAGAACGACCACTTTATATTGGTCGGCCCGCGACAAATTTGTAaaggttaaaataaatttgtataggttaaaataaatatcctattttaaagaaaatgtaattGTGTCTTTTTAGAGACGTAGACAAAGCTTACATAATAGAAAGCTATAGAAGTTTTGTAGATTATATTAGCATTTTCTTAGAAAGACGAAATTTAAACGTTCTCATTAGATACAGGCAACGGAAAAATAACTCTCAACACCATTATATTTGAATCAATGCGGCCCgtgaactgaaaagtttggagactcCCGGTTTagaaaaatccattttttaaGTTATATATACGTAAATTTGACGATACTGTGCACGGTGctttttgaatatttgcagagagagggagataatTCTAAGGCTAGATGATAATCATCTAGTCTGAGAAAAGGTGCTATAGCCGATCCGGTTCCACTATGTGGAGGAGACTTCATCACAACTTGTTTTCCATGAATTACTCCGATTGCCTGtgggaaattaaatttgtcTAGAAAGTCTTGCGAGATTCGTTTCCATTCGTCGGAGCATGCAAGTAactgcgaaaagaaaaaaaagactagAAACAACAATGTTTTCCCGATCAAAACATGTAATTAGAAAATTTTAACTACAACaactttttatttatctttctgTTTTGGAAATAGAGGTGTTATACGAGGCCTTCACACCTTCTCCTGGACCGTCGCGTGTGTCGTCTCC contains:
- the LOC120893514 gene encoding uncharacterized protein LOC120893514 encodes the protein MSALQNRDAKPEPPEMGNLPSERLAAYQKPFSFTGVDYFGPVTVAVGRRVEKRWGVLFTCLTTRGIHLEAAHSLTTSSCILAIRRFIARRGQPLEFISDNGTNFVGASRELAEAWEAIDKQRLAEEFTTPRLAWKFIPPGGPHFGGCWERLVRSVKKAMSEIRMSRLPTDEVLTTALTEIEAMLNSRPLTQVPLDSESELPLTPNHFLLGTANGEAPKAVFSDDVATLKTTWKVSEVMANLFWKKWVAYYLPTLTRRVKWHHQVRPIKEGDIVVIVDPNLPRNTWPMGRVVAVIQSKDGQVRRATVATSTGIYERPATKIAVLDVQQENNTYPLEINSRQH